AGCATGCCCAGCAGCCGGGTGCTTTGCAGGCGGGTCATAAACAGGGCCAGAATGCCGGTGAGGGCAAAGGTGGCAATGGAGTTGAGCATGTTGACAATGGGCAGGTACTGGACCCCGTAGCGCTTGAGAAAGGCGGTTTCCGCGTAGTTGTTGAGTACCATGCCGGAACTGCGCAGCAGAAACAAAAGTGCGGCGGTCCATAAAAACAGGGCAACCTCGTCTTCGTGGAGTTTAAGCCAGTTTAAAAGGACCCTGCGCATTAATTAATCCGCCTCTTTGACCAGCCGGAAGCCGGTGGTTTTAAACTTGGCAGCCGGGTGGGCGTAGGCGCGGTTGGCACTTCTCAGGCTGTGGGGGTCGCTGTACCAGGACCCCCCCCTGCGTATCCGCCGCACGCATTCAAACGTGCCGGGGGCTTCGGGCAGGGGGTATTGATCAAAGCAATCCCGGCACCATTCCCAGACATTGCCGTGCATGTCGTAAAGCCCCCAGTCATTGGGTTCATAGCTTTTCACCGGTGCCGGTCGGTTTGCCTTCAGTCCAAGGGATCTGACGGTTTCCACGCACTGGTCGGATTTTATAGGGGAATTGGCGTACATGGCCCGTGTGCATTCAATATTATCGCCCCAGAAAAAGGCAGTTTGTGTGCCGGCCCGGCATGCGTATTCCCATTGGGTTTCTGTGGGCAGGCGGTAGGTTTGACCGGTACGGCGGTTTAGTTTCTTTATGAATTTTTTGCAGTCATGCCATGAAACGTCGGTCACGGGCAGATTCTTTGGTCCCTTTCTGGGGAA
The window above is part of the Desulfosalsimonas propionicica genome. Proteins encoded here:
- a CDS encoding formylglycine-generating enzyme family protein, with protein sequence MRNLYFLISLTAVFALLSLSPSVRGAENVYQNRLGMEFIRIEPGRFMMGSPPDAPLRGKSEKPHKALISEPFYMQTTEVTIGQWQQVMGKKWLFPRKGPKNLPVTDVSWHDCKKFIKKLNRRTGQTYRLPTETQWEYACRAGTQTAFFWGDNIECTRAMYANSPIKSDQCVETVRSLGLKANRPAPVKSYEPNDWGLYDMHGNVWEWCRDCFDQYPLPEAPGTFECVRRIRRGGSWYSDPHSLRSANRAYAHPAAKFKTTGFRLVKEAD